One genomic window of Arachis hypogaea cultivar Tifrunner chromosome 8, arahy.Tifrunner.gnm2.J5K5, whole genome shotgun sequence includes the following:
- the LOC112706997 gene encoding uncharacterized protein isoform X2: MSWRVQKIRPEVPPLLPSSRSWFLWIPIYSKDLPTESETVIPYVHSMKQAHKILRTVISPRLICSKLLRYLQQLQLGQWQLTILGWLQIRILPWHYYL, translated from the exons ATGTCTTGGCGCGTGCAGAAGATAAGGCCAGAGGTTCCTCCGCTTCTTCCCAGCAGCAGATCCTGGTTCTTATGGATACCCATTTATAGCAAA GACTTACCAACTGAATCTGAAACTGTGATCCCCTATGTTCACTCCATGAAACAAGCTCACAAGATTTTGAGGACAGTTATAAGCCCAAGACTGATTTGCTCAAAGCTGTTGCGGTATTTGCAGCAGCTGCAACTGGGGCAGTGGCAATTAACCATTCTTGGGTGGCTGCAAATCAG GATCTTGCCATGGCATTACTATTTGTAA
- the LOC112706997 gene encoding uncharacterized protein isoform X1, translating into MIVDLAVVTVLRSYNETAFLVREGHEFQYQDELAKLVSLERFFRFDVPAQTSRDTEETLLKVTRILSAVRKLPLARTESATGSASDLDSMPLESDVCGTLPLQLNDEKERELDSTEEFAD; encoded by the exons ATGATCGTTGATTTGGCTGTGGTTACTGTTCTAAGGTCGTATAATGAGACTGCATTTTTG GTTCGGGAAGGACATGAATTTCAGTACCAAGATGAACTTGCCAAATTGGTGTCTCTAGAACGTTTCTTTAGGTTCGATGTGCCGGCTCAGACTTCAAGAGATACCGAAGAGACCTTGCTCAAAGTCACAAGGATACTTAGTGCTGTTAGGAAGCTGCCCTTAGCTAGAACTGAAAGTGCAACCGGTTCGGCTTCTGACTTGGATTCTATGCCTCTGGAATCAGATGTGTGTGGCACTCTACCATTGCAGctgaatgatgaaaaggagagggAACTTGATTCTACTGAGGAATTCGCCGATTAG